A genomic window from Alkalihalobacillus sp. AL-G includes:
- a CDS encoding metal ABC transporter permease, protein MIEDFIQYDFIRNAAIVGIMIGFLAPLLGVFIVVRRQSLIADALSHITLAGIAASLLLSKQFVVFKNLNPVYIGMAFSVTGSILIERLRKEYKHYQELAIPIILSVGIGLSVVFISLANGFNTDLFNYLFGSIIAVGDTDVWMVFTVLIVVVFAIIVFYKELFLLSFDEEQAHVSGIRSRFIHFLFMVMVALVIAASMRIVGILLVSSLITLPVAASIRIATGFKKAIFYAIVFGEMSVVSGLIFSYYFDLAPGGTIVLFAALILIFVIVWKKYRYTFHKRKTG, encoded by the coding sequence ATGATAGAAGATTTTATCCAATATGATTTTATAAGGAATGCGGCGATTGTCGGAATAATGATTGGGTTTTTGGCTCCTCTGCTCGGCGTTTTTATTGTTGTGAGACGTCAGTCTTTAATTGCCGATGCGTTATCACATATTACGTTAGCTGGAATTGCGGCAAGCTTATTGTTGAGTAAACAATTCGTTGTGTTCAAAAATCTGAATCCGGTTTACATCGGAATGGCTTTTTCAGTGACAGGGTCGATATTGATTGAAAGGCTCCGGAAGGAATATAAGCATTACCAAGAGCTTGCGATCCCAATTATTTTATCGGTCGGAATTGGGTTGAGTGTCGTATTTATATCACTTGCAAATGGATTCAATACAGACCTGTTCAATTATTTATTCGGAAGCATCATTGCCGTTGGGGACACTGATGTTTGGATGGTATTTACTGTCCTGATCGTGGTCGTTTTCGCAATCATTGTCTTTTATAAAGAGCTTTTTTTGCTTTCATTTGATGAAGAACAAGCCCACGTTTCGGGGATTCGTTCAAGATTCATCCATTTTCTTTTTATGGTAATGGTGGCACTAGTAATAGCCGCTTCCATGCGGATAGTAGGAATTCTTCTCGTTTCATCGCTTATTACATTACCTGTGGCGGCAAGTATTCGAATTGCGACAGGCTTTAAAAAAGCGATTTTTTATGCGATAGTGTTTGGCGAAATGTCTGTTGTAAGTGGATTGATTTTTTCCTATTATTTCGATTTGGCTCCTGGCGGCACAATCGTTTTATTTGCTGCATTGATTTTAATATTCGTCATTGTCTGGAAAAAGTATCGCTATACATTTCATAAAAGGAAGACTGGTTAA
- a CDS encoding superoxide dismutase, which yields MAKHELPALPYEANALEPHIDSETMNIHHGKHHNAYVTKLNDALDGHNDLQDKGIEALVSNLDAVPENIRTAVRNNGGGHANHTLFWQILSPNGGGEPTGELAEAINSKFGNFDKFKEQFANAAATRFGSGWAWLVVNNGELEVTSTPNQDTPLMEGKTPVLGLDVWEHAYYLNYQNRRPDYISAFWNVVNWDEVTKRYNNAK from the coding sequence TTGGCTAAACACGAACTACCTGCATTACCTTACGAAGCTAACGCATTAGAACCACACATTGACTCAGAAACAATGAACATCCACCATGGTAAACACCATAACGCTTATGTTACGAAACTTAACGATGCACTTGATGGTCACAATGATCTTCAGGACAAAGGCATTGAAGCACTTGTAAGTAACCTTGATGCTGTTCCGGAAAACATTCGTACCGCAGTACGTAACAATGGTGGAGGACACGCCAACCATACATTATTCTGGCAAATTTTAAGCCCGAACGGTGGCGGAGAACCTACAGGTGAATTAGCAGAAGCGATCAACTCCAAATTTGGAAACTTTGACAAGTTCAAAGAGCAATTCGCAAATGCAGCAGCTACCCGTTTCGGTTCTGGCTGGGCATGGCTTGTTGTTAACAATGGTGAGCTTGAAGTTACAAGCACTCCGAATCAAGACACTCCGTTAATGGAAGGCAAGACACCTGTTCTTGGCTTGGATGTTTGGGAGCATGCATACTACTTGAATTATCAAAACCGTCGTCCTGACTACATTTCAGCTTTTTGGAATGTTGTAAACTGGGATGAAGTTACGAAGCGTTATAACAACGCAAAATAA
- a CDS encoding DUF1540 domain-containing protein, whose translation MPIVKCNVSNCTYWAEGNNCHADAILVEIDGHANEHYDLSSNGELVGEASHKDKAKDIAETCCHTFHPRH comes from the coding sequence ATGCCAATCGTAAAATGTAATGTGTCGAATTGTACGTATTGGGCTGAAGGGAACAACTGCCATGCAGATGCAATTCTTGTCGAGATCGACGGACATGCAAATGAGCACTACGACCTGTCATCGAATGGAGAATTAGTAGGCGAAGCCAGCCATAAAGACAAGGCAAAGGATATTGCAGAAACCTGTTGTCACACATTCCATCCGAGACATTGA
- a CDS encoding lytic transglycosylase domain-containing protein: MWLKANKQTFTIGGLLIGMITVILYMYYENSELKSQLVQEKQEKQMVAAEQDYKQMIAYYKQKGQRNEPIANGYEVLKKSKVLSDQFEKQSNGRFKKAWGKFLVRESVRKGIDPYIVYELLRVETGNTFDPNIVGPETKYGRAYGMAQFMKNTAPWIAEMADLPYSEEKLFDPYYSIQLAIVYLDYLHAKYKDWDKVLTAYNRGMYGMETYIQEKGHAKSWYAKEIREKAKEQEMIAVAN; this comes from the coding sequence TTGTGGTTAAAAGCAAATAAGCAGACGTTCACAATTGGTGGACTTCTTATCGGAATGATCACAGTTATCCTATATATGTACTACGAGAACTCTGAGCTTAAAAGTCAGCTTGTGCAGGAAAAACAAGAGAAACAAATGGTGGCAGCCGAACAGGATTATAAACAGATGATCGCCTATTATAAACAAAAAGGTCAACGAAATGAGCCCATTGCCAATGGATATGAAGTATTGAAGAAATCAAAAGTCCTTTCAGACCAATTCGAAAAACAGAGTAATGGCCGATTTAAAAAAGCGTGGGGTAAATTTTTAGTTCGAGAGTCTGTACGTAAAGGAATAGACCCTTATATCGTTTACGAACTATTAAGGGTCGAAACAGGGAACACGTTCGATCCCAATATCGTCGGACCTGAAACAAAATATGGACGAGCATATGGAATGGCTCAGTTTATGAAAAATACCGCACCTTGGATTGCAGAAATGGCCGATTTGCCATACAGTGAGGAGAAATTGTTTGATCCTTACTATTCGATTCAACTTGCAATTGTGTATCTCGATTATTTACATGCTAAATACAAGGATTGGGATAAAGTTTTAACTGCATATAACCGCGGTATGTACGGGATGGAAACGTATATTCAAGAAAAGGGACATGCAAAGAGTTGGTATGCAAAAGAAATTCGAGAAAAAGCAAAAGAACAAGAAATGATCGCCGTAGCCAATTAA
- a CDS encoding Na/Pi cotransporter family protein: MDLNIQQMIFEFLGGLGIFLFGIKYMGDGLQNAAGDRLRDILDRFTSNPFMGVLAGAIVTILIQSSSGTTVLTVGLVNAGFMTLRQAIGVVMGANIGTTITAFIIGIDIGAYSLPIVAAGTFLIFFFNSKKAKNIGQIIFGFGALFYGLELMGDGMRPLRTLEAFRDLTATMSENPILGVVIGTLFTVIVQSSSATIGILQELYAQGTIGLHAALPVLFGDNIGTTITAVLASIGASVAARRAAATHVIFNLLGTTIFLLLLVPFTYLVEFLTNWLNLDPKMQIAYAHGTFNISNTLIQFWFIGVLAYIVTKLIPGEDSTIDHKAKHLDPIFLERSPAVAIGQAKLEVLRMADFAKQGLTEAFKYLDTNDKRNAEKTYQYEEAINNLDQRITDYLVKLSSYTLTAHDSEQHSILMDSVRDIERIGDHMENIIELIEYQLAHKVVISDKAFSDLEEMFQLTMSTIDEAFMAMEHDDKEKAQKVVKMEDAIDKMERTLRKQHILRLNEGKCSGAAGIVFVDILSNLERIGDHAVNIAEYVLGEEE; encoded by the coding sequence TTGGATCTCAACATTCAGCAAATGATATTTGAGTTTCTCGGTGGTCTCGGTATTTTCCTTTTCGGGATCAAGTATATGGGGGACGGCCTGCAAAATGCAGCGGGTGACCGTCTAAGAGATATTTTGGACCGGTTTACATCGAATCCGTTCATGGGTGTCCTTGCTGGGGCGATTGTAACGATTTTAATCCAATCAAGCTCTGGTACAACCGTACTAACAGTTGGGCTTGTTAATGCAGGGTTTATGACACTCCGACAGGCGATAGGAGTTGTGATGGGAGCGAACATCGGGACGACGATCACTGCTTTTATCATCGGTATTGATATAGGAGCATACTCTTTACCAATTGTGGCAGCCGGAACTTTTCTTATCTTTTTCTTCAATTCGAAAAAAGCTAAAAACATCGGTCAAATCATTTTTGGATTCGGTGCACTATTTTATGGTTTGGAATTGATGGGTGACGGAATGAGACCGTTACGAACTCTTGAAGCCTTCCGTGATCTTACGGCAACAATGAGTGAGAATCCAATTCTCGGTGTAGTCATCGGTACGTTGTTTACTGTGATCGTACAGAGCTCAAGTGCGACAATCGGTATCCTTCAGGAATTATATGCACAAGGTACCATTGGTTTACATGCAGCGTTGCCAGTCCTGTTTGGTGATAACATCGGTACGACGATTACAGCAGTATTAGCTTCGATTGGAGCAAGTGTTGCAGCAAGAAGAGCGGCAGCGACACACGTGATTTTCAACCTGCTTGGAACGACAATCTTCTTACTATTACTCGTTCCATTTACTTACCTTGTAGAATTTTTAACAAACTGGTTAAATTTAGATCCGAAAATGCAAATAGCGTATGCTCATGGAACTTTTAACATATCAAATACACTAATTCAATTTTGGTTCATTGGAGTGTTAGCCTATATCGTAACAAAGCTTATCCCAGGTGAAGACAGTACAATCGACCACAAAGCGAAGCACCTTGATCCGATTTTCCTTGAACGCTCTCCTGCGGTTGCTATTGGACAAGCCAAACTTGAAGTGTTGCGCATGGCAGATTTTGCAAAACAAGGCTTAACAGAAGCATTTAAATACCTTGATACGAATGATAAGCGAAATGCTGAAAAAACCTATCAATACGAAGAAGCGATCAACAATTTAGATCAACGTATCACCGATTATTTAGTAAAGCTTTCGTCCTATACACTGACCGCCCATGATTCTGAGCAACATTCGATTCTTATGGATTCTGTCCGTGATATCGAACGGATCGGGGATCATATGGAAAATATCATTGAGCTGATCGAGTATCAGTTAGCACATAAAGTCGTTATTTCTGATAAAGCATTCAGTGACTTAGAAGAAATGTTCCAGCTTACAATGTCGACGATTGATGAAGCATTCATGGCAATGGAACATGACGACAAAGAAAAAGCACAAAAAGTTGTAAAAATGGAAGATGCAATCGATAAAATGGAGCGAACGCTACGTAAGCAACACATCCTTCGTTTAAATGAAGGCAAGTGTAGTGGTGCGGCAGGAATCGTTTTTGTTGATATTCTTAGCAATCTTGAACGTATTGGTGATCATGCAGTAAACATTGCTGAATATGTGTTAGGAGAAGAAGAATAA
- a CDS encoding Fur family transcriptional regulator encodes MNIAEALLILKENGFKYTKKREMLLTLFANERRYLSAKIVLEHMKSSYPGISFDTIYRNLSVFAELGVLEETELDGEKHFRFTCSTDGHHHHVICLDCGKTRAIESCPMTDVNVGNFAVTDHKFEIYGYCTDCH; translated from the coding sequence ATGAACATCGCTGAAGCACTTTTAATATTAAAGGAAAATGGATTTAAATATACAAAAAAACGCGAGATGTTATTAACGCTTTTTGCCAACGAACGTCGGTACCTTTCTGCAAAGATCGTTCTTGAGCATATGAAAAGTTCTTATCCTGGAATCAGTTTTGACACGATATATCGAAACCTTTCAGTTTTTGCAGAGCTCGGAGTGTTGGAGGAAACTGAACTAGATGGCGAAAAACATTTTCGGTTTACTTGTTCAACGGATGGTCACCATCACCATGTAATTTGCTTAGATTGTGGAAAGACAAGGGCAATAGAATCCTGTCCAATGACCGATGTCAATGTAGGTAATTTTGCTGTAACAGACCATAAGTTTGAAATTTATGGTTATTGTACGGATTGTCATTGA
- a CDS encoding DUF1002 domain-containing protein, which yields MRFKKWMIVTILAVCMIPAVVFADAAPGDVIVTLGEDLSEQQKQQLLEEMDVPNDVQTVTVSNEEEHQYLGDYISKAQIGTRAISSTKITIAEEGAGLNVKTNNIDWVTEEMYANALTTAGVTDADIYVTAPFDVSGTAGLTGILKAYEVTTNIEIPEEKKQVANEEMVRTVKLGDRVGADKATELMTKIKTELAENPVESLEDLRALIERVAEEVGITLTEEELNGLVSLFDRMKDLNIDWNEVQTNLENVRNNLSKFLNKEETQSFIRSILDFFIAIIEAIKGLFK from the coding sequence ATGCGATTTAAAAAATGGATGATTGTAACGATTTTGGCTGTTTGCATGATACCAGCAGTAGTATTTGCAGATGCTGCACCTGGGGATGTGATTGTAACGTTGGGTGAGGATCTCTCTGAACAGCAGAAACAGCAATTACTTGAAGAGATGGACGTTCCAAACGATGTCCAAACGGTTACGGTATCAAATGAGGAAGAACATCAATACCTCGGTGACTATATATCAAAGGCACAAATCGGTACACGCGCAATTTCTTCAACAAAGATTACGATTGCAGAAGAGGGCGCCGGATTAAATGTAAAAACAAACAATATTGATTGGGTTACAGAAGAAATGTACGCAAATGCCTTAACAACTGCAGGTGTAACGGATGCTGACATTTATGTAACTGCACCGTTCGATGTTTCTGGGACAGCTGGATTGACTGGGATTTTAAAAGCGTATGAAGTAACAACCAATATTGAAATTCCGGAAGAGAAGAAACAAGTTGCCAATGAGGAAATGGTTCGAACCGTAAAATTAGGGGATCGTGTTGGAGCTGACAAGGCAACGGAATTGATGACAAAGATCAAGACGGAGCTTGCTGAAAACCCGGTGGAATCACTAGAAGACCTGCGTGCATTGATCGAACGAGTTGCAGAAGAAGTTGGAATCACACTCACAGAAGAAGAATTGAATGGTCTTGTTTCGTTGTTTGATCGAATGAAGGATTTGAACATCGATTGGAATGAAGTACAAACAAATCTTGAAAATGTACGTAATAATTTAAGTAAGTTCTTAAATAAAGAAGAAACGCAAAGCTTTATCCGTAGCATCTTAGATTTCTTTATTGCCATCATCGAAGCGATTAAAGGACTTTTCAAATAA
- the ispG gene encoding flavodoxin-dependent (E)-4-hydroxy-3-methylbut-2-enyl-diphosphate synthase has translation MSEITHRTKTRPVKVGNLTIGGNDEVVVQSMTTTKTHDVEATVKEIHRLEEAGCQIVRVACPDMRAAEAISEIKKQINIPLVVDIHFDYKLALKSIEGGADKIRINPGNIGRKEKVEAVVKAAKAKGIPIRIGVNAGSLEKKFLEKYGYPTADGMVESALSHIKILEDLDFHDIIVSMKASDVSLAIEAYEKASKAFDYPLHLGITESGTLFAGTVKSAAGLGVILNKGIGNTVRISLSADPVEEVKVARELLKTFGLAANAATLISCPTCGRIEIDLISIANEVEEYISKIKAPLKVAVLGCAVNGPGEAREADIGIAGARGEGLLFRHGEIIRKIPEETMVDELKKEVDKLAEEHYAKMAKDAETVK, from the coding sequence ATGAGTGAAATTACTCACCGTACGAAAACACGTCCAGTCAAAGTTGGTAATTTAACGATTGGCGGAAACGATGAAGTCGTTGTTCAAAGTATGACGACAACAAAAACACATGACGTAGAAGCAACTGTAAAGGAAATTCACCGATTAGAAGAAGCAGGCTGTCAAATAGTCCGGGTAGCTTGTCCTGATATGAGAGCAGCAGAAGCGATTTCGGAAATTAAGAAGCAGATCAATATTCCGCTTGTGGTGGATATCCACTTTGATTATAAACTCGCCTTAAAATCCATAGAAGGTGGAGCGGATAAGATTCGAATCAATCCAGGAAACATCGGCCGTAAAGAAAAAGTGGAAGCAGTCGTTAAAGCGGCTAAAGCAAAAGGAATTCCGATTCGAATCGGAGTGAATGCTGGATCTCTTGAAAAGAAGTTTTTGGAGAAATACGGGTACCCAACAGCAGATGGAATGGTTGAAAGTGCTTTAAGTCATATAAAGATTCTTGAAGATTTAGATTTTCATGACATCATCGTCTCAATGAAGGCATCTGACGTCAGTTTGGCAATTGAAGCGTACGAGAAAGCTTCAAAAGCATTTGACTACCCGCTACACCTCGGAATAACCGAATCCGGTACACTATTTGCTGGTACAGTAAAAAGTGCAGCAGGACTCGGTGTCATTCTTAATAAAGGGATTGGAAATACTGTAAGAATTTCGTTAAGTGCCGACCCCGTTGAAGAGGTCAAGGTTGCTCGAGAGCTTCTCAAAACATTCGGACTTGCAGCGAATGCAGCGACATTGATTTCCTGCCCAACATGCGGACGAATTGAAATCGACCTGATTTCAATTGCGAATGAAGTCGAGGAATATATTTCCAAAATCAAAGCACCGCTAAAAGTAGCCGTTCTTGGATGTGCTGTAAACGGGCCGGGAGAAGCTCGTGAAGCAGATATCGGCATTGCCGGTGCACGTGGCGAAGGATTGTTGTTCCGTCATGGGGAAATCATCAGAAAAATTCCTGAAGAAACAATGGTTGATGAGTTGAAAAAAGAAGTCGATAAATTGGCAGAAGAGCATTACGCCAAAATGGCCAAAGATGCTGAAACGGTCAAATAA
- a CDS encoding MFS transporter: MKVLQKMMGNMEITKDLLMLLIIGGLYSLSIALSNTFVNVFLWKQSGQFIDIAVYNLSIVVFQPITFILAGRLAKRIDRVIVLRLGVTSLSIFYLTVLLLGDRTDEFLILLGGLQGIGMGFYWLAFNVLTFEITEPDTRDFFNGFLGLLTSLAGMVGPFLAGWIITRMDQMIGYKTIFAISLTLFFGAVIISFMLNRRTAKGIFSFGRILAERKKNHNWNRILYAHFFQGLREGTFIFVIVVWVFITTKSELALGTYGLINSAVAFLAYFVATRYIKTAYRKKAIFFGGLILYAALFLILFDLSYAKLLTYGVIISIAYPILLVPYVSMTYDIIGRSWNAREMRIEYIVVREVFLNIGRITSIVLFIITITLFNGQESIRYLLPIVGIGHFLIYFCIRSIHLPPLSDNNVVLSNENGSNG, translated from the coding sequence ATGAAAGTATTGCAAAAAATGATGGGTAATATGGAGATAACAAAAGACCTTTTGATGCTCTTGATAATCGGAGGACTTTATTCGCTCAGTATTGCCCTTTCGAATACATTCGTAAACGTTTTTCTATGGAAGCAATCCGGTCAGTTTATTGATATTGCTGTATACAATTTATCAATTGTGGTCTTTCAACCGATTACATTTATATTAGCTGGGCGGTTAGCTAAGCGGATCGATCGAGTCATTGTGCTCCGGCTCGGGGTGACGAGTTTGTCGATTTTTTATTTAACTGTCCTGTTACTTGGAGACCGTACAGATGAATTTCTAATCCTTCTTGGTGGATTACAAGGAATTGGTATGGGGTTTTACTGGCTGGCGTTCAATGTACTTACGTTCGAAATAACGGAACCTGACACAAGGGATTTTTTTAATGGATTTCTCGGTCTGCTGACTTCACTTGCTGGAATGGTTGGACCGTTTTTAGCGGGTTGGATCATTACGCGCATGGACCAGATGATTGGTTACAAAACGATTTTTGCCATTTCATTGACCTTATTCTTCGGTGCAGTCATTATCAGTTTCATGTTGAATCGAAGGACAGCCAAAGGAATTTTTTCTTTTGGAAGGATTTTGGCTGAGCGTAAAAAGAACCACAATTGGAACAGAATATTGTACGCCCACTTTTTTCAAGGATTGCGGGAAGGAACCTTTATTTTCGTCATCGTTGTTTGGGTGTTCATTACAACAAAGAGCGAGTTGGCGTTAGGTACATATGGTTTGATTAATTCAGCCGTTGCCTTTCTTGCTTATTTTGTCGCGACTCGATACATTAAGACCGCTTACAGAAAAAAGGCGATTTTTTTTGGAGGTCTAATCCTTTATGCAGCACTTTTCCTAATTCTATTCGATCTTAGTTATGCGAAGCTTTTGACCTACGGTGTCATTATCTCCATCGCATATCCCATCCTTCTGGTTCCTTATGTATCCATGACTTACGACATCATAGGGAGAAGCTGGAATGCACGTGAAATGCGTATTGAGTACATTGTTGTCAGAGAGGTATTTCTAAATATTGGCAGAATTACATCCATTGTGTTGTTCATAATCACGATTACCTTATTTAACGGTCAAGAAAGTATCCGTTATTTACTTCCTATTGTCGGGATTGGTCACTTCTTGATCTACTTTTGCATACGCTCCATTCATCTTCCGCCCTTGTCTGACAATAACGTCGTACTATCGAATGAAAATGGATCCAACGGGTAA
- a CDS encoding metal ABC transporter ATP-binding protein, with product MNSPIVSVKNVSFRYNERKVLENINFDVPEGSFLALLGPNGSGKSTLIKLILGLLPPQDGSIRLFGQTRKQFNNWGKVGYVSQKANSFNSGFPATVFEVVSMGLYGKVGMFRFLKPHHKDRVHKAIQTVGLEEYTYQNIGELSGGQQQRAFIARSLVSDPELLILDEPTVGVDASSVQEFYELLKKLNVKAGITLILVTHDVGPVTNLVSHVACLNKQLHFHGDTKDYQQLDNKDLSSFYGHAVHMVDHQH from the coding sequence ATGAATTCGCCTATCGTGTCTGTGAAAAATGTATCGTTCCGGTATAATGAACGGAAGGTACTTGAGAATATAAACTTTGACGTTCCAGAAGGCTCCTTTTTAGCTTTACTTGGTCCAAACGGTTCTGGGAAATCTACGTTGATCAAATTGATCCTCGGGTTACTTCCACCCCAAGACGGGAGTATCCGATTATTCGGTCAAACACGCAAGCAGTTTAATAATTGGGGGAAGGTTGGCTATGTTTCACAAAAGGCCAACAGTTTTAACAGCGGATTTCCGGCAACGGTTTTTGAAGTTGTTTCAATGGGTCTATATGGTAAAGTCGGGATGTTTCGTTTTTTAAAGCCACATCATAAAGATCGAGTCCACAAAGCGATTCAAACCGTAGGACTTGAGGAATATACTTATCAAAACATTGGAGAATTATCTGGCGGACAGCAGCAGCGTGCTTTTATCGCACGATCATTAGTGAGTGATCCGGAGTTGCTTATTTTGGATGAGCCTACGGTCGGAGTCGATGCTTCCTCCGTACAGGAATTTTATGAACTTTTGAAAAAATTGAATGTTAAGGCTGGAATAACGTTAATCCTTGTAACCCACGATGTCGGTCCTGTAACCAATCTTGTCTCGCATGTGGCATGCCTGAATAAGCAACTTCATTTCCATGGTGATACGAAGGATTATCAGCAGTTGGATAATAAGGATCTATCCTCGTTTTATGGACACGCCGTGCACATGGTTGATCATCAGCATTAA
- a CDS encoding DUF4190 domain-containing protein yields the protein MENRFDRENEERREYENDFMEESAAEVLPLPEQQRVRDTRNDDRNDDRMESSYEDADDTEGRGIGIFAIALSIVSLFFLPVLLGAAGIIVGFFARRRGATTLGNWAIGLGIASIVVSLLFAPFF from the coding sequence ATGGAAAATCGATTCGATCGTGAAAACGAAGAACGTAGAGAATATGAAAACGATTTTATGGAAGAAAGTGCAGCAGAAGTTCTCCCTCTTCCTGAGCAACAACGAGTGCGGGACACACGGAATGATGATCGCAATGATGATCGTATGGAGAGCAGTTATGAGGATGCAGATGATACAGAAGGAAGAGGTATCGGGATTTTTGCGATAGCCCTATCGATCGTATCCTTATTTTTTCTCCCGGTTTTACTAGGCGCAGCAGGAATCATCGTTGGTTTCTTTGCGCGAAGACGAGGAGCAACTACCCTTGGAAATTGGGCAATCGGATTAGGAATTGCATCAATCGTAGTAAGCCTTCTCTTTGCACCATTCTTCTAG
- a CDS encoding DUF1189 domain-containing protein, with protein sequence MNIFKQFAISLYSPKTMAMFRFQKIGKTIGYVFVMMLIAYIFTGTHLALKISNGVSDFKQVINQDVPEFTLSDGQLSSEIDDPIIKQDSLQTFIFDTTGEITRDDLDQYDETVAILQDRILLKSAGKVDSVEYSMFQNASFTKSDIMDILDQLSSFLPAIISIVIIVTYIFATALKFIGITVLALIGLLIKSVMKRKLSYKQLWILSAYAVTLPTIFFVLMKLFSITVTGQFFIYWFVAIAILTSVIYKVPMPKKTIE encoded by the coding sequence ATGAATATATTTAAACAATTTGCCATAAGCCTTTATTCACCTAAAACAATGGCCATGTTTCGTTTTCAGAAAATCGGTAAAACGATCGGATATGTATTTGTAATGATGTTGATTGCGTATATTTTCACAGGAACCCATCTTGCTTTAAAGATTTCAAATGGGGTTTCCGATTTTAAGCAAGTAATCAACCAGGACGTTCCCGAATTCACATTAAGCGATGGACAGCTCTCTTCCGAGATTGATGATCCAATAATTAAGCAGGATAGTCTTCAAACGTTCATCTTTGATACCACGGGAGAAATCACCCGTGATGATCTAGATCAGTATGATGAAACCGTTGCAATATTACAAGACCGAATTCTTCTTAAATCTGCAGGAAAGGTCGATTCAGTCGAGTATAGTATGTTTCAGAATGCGAGTTTTACAAAATCAGATATCATGGACATATTGGATCAGTTAAGCTCTTTTCTACCGGCTATCATTTCGATCGTGATCATAGTTACCTACATTTTTGCAACCGCTCTAAAATTCATCGGGATTACCGTTCTTGCACTGATCGGATTGTTAATAAAGAGCGTCATGAAACGTAAACTTTCTTACAAACAACTTTGGATTTTATCGGCTTATGCTGTTACGTTGCCAACGATATTTTTCGTATTGATGAAATTATTCAGCATCACTGTCACAGGACAATTTTTCATCTATTGGTTTGTCGCAATAGCCATACTAACGTCAGTTATCTATAAAGTGCCGATGCCGAAAAAAACGATAGAATAA
- a CDS encoding DUF456 domain-containing protein encodes MELTTWLVVGLLFLLSFVGLIYPILPASFFLIGGFLVYGWLEGFEQLTIMFWIIQGILILLLYVTDYASNYFGVQKRGGSKYAIWGSTIGLIIGPIVIPIIGILIGPFAGAIIGEAIHQKGNLKQAVQVGIGSLLGFIGGTAIKLIIQVGMIIYFFIQVLG; translated from the coding sequence ATGGAACTTACTACATGGCTGGTAGTCGGATTACTCTTTTTACTGTCCTTTGTGGGGCTTATTTATCCGATTTTACCGGCTTCATTTTTTCTAATTGGCGGATTTCTTGTTTATGGATGGTTGGAAGGCTTCGAACAGCTAACAATCATGTTCTGGATTATACAGGGCATTCTCATTCTTCTGCTTTATGTAACCGACTATGCAAGTAATTATTTTGGAGTTCAAAAACGTGGTGGAAGTAAATATGCAATCTGGGGGAGTACCATCGGTTTGATTATTGGACCAATCGTTATTCCGATTATTGGTATTTTGATAGGACCATTTGCAGGAGCAATAATAGGTGAGGCAATCCATCAAAAGGGCAATCTGAAACAAGCCGTTCAGGTTGGAATAGGTTCGTTGCTTGGCTTTATTGGTGGTACTGCGATCAAACTTATAATCCAGGTCGGTATGATTATTTATTTCTTTATTCAAGTGCTTGGTTGA